Genomic window (Blastocatellia bacterium):
CCGGTTCTGGCGGGCCGGAGGGTGACTCAGGAAGAAGGCTCCAATGACGAGCGCGGGAAGCAGCAACCCGATGACCCCCTTGGCCAGGCAGGCCAGACCAAAGCACGCGAAGGCCGCGACGGTGAGCCATCGCCGATGAGACGTCCTCGATTCCATCGTGGCGAGAAAGAACAAGGCGAGACCGCCCGACAGGGTCGCCGACAGAAGCATATCGGTGCTGGCTCCTCGGGCGAAGCTGAAGAGCATGGGATTAATGAGCAGCACCAGTCCGCTCAGCAATCCAAACCGGGGCGAGCGAATGCGACAGCCGACGAAGTAGATGAGAACGAGAAGCACCAGTGCGCTCACGGCCGATGGTAGTCGCGCGGCCCGCTCCGTCACGCCGAAGGCGGAAAAGCTGGCGGCCATGAGCCAATAAAGGAGAATCGGCTTTTCTAACCATGGCTGCCCTCCGATGGTCGGCGTGATGAAATCCCTTCGCTCGAGCATCTCGCGGGCGACCTGAGCGTAGCGGGGCTCATCCGGTCCAATGAGCGCCATCGCTCCCAACCGAACGTAGAGGAAAAGGAAAGCGACGAGACACAAAAGGGCGAGGGGAATGAGAAGGTCTCTCTGCCGATGTGTTCTCATCGCTGCCGCGCATCCGATCGCTCCCTAAATATGACCGAGCTGAGCCGGTGGCGCAAGGCGCCGCTTCTGGAAAGAATCCCCCAACGGATGAAAGGTTCCAACGGATGATCGCATCGGCCGGTACTTTTAATCCGTGGGTGGTGAAGCTTTTCTTCACCTCCGCAATAACCCCAACGGATGAAAGGTTCCAACGGATAAACCAGCGGTTGGCCCATTTCATCCGTTGGCGCAGGTCATCCGTCGAGAAGCCTGCGCTCTCCGTTTTTTCGTCGCTCGTGACGCGCGTGATGCCCGGGCGATTCCCTCGACACCTTGCGCCATCTCTGATTAAATTAGGCCCGGATGATGCGCGTCGCAGTCGTTGGCGTCGGTCAGATCGGCAAGGAGCATGCCCGCATTTATGCGTCGCTGCCCCAGGTGCGACTCGTCGGCGTGGCCGATATTGATCGCGGTCGTGGAGAGGCGGTCGCCACGCGATATGGCGTCGCCTACTATGCGGACTATCGTGCTCTGCTCGATCAGGTGGAGGCCGTGAGCGTGGCCGTCCCGACCGAGAGCCACTGCGAGATCACGTGCGACTTCCTCCGGCACGGCGTCTCGGTGCTCGTTGAAAAACCTCTGGCGCGAACGCTCGAGGAAGCCGATGCCATGATTCAGCAGGCCGAACGGACGGGCGCGATTCTTCAGGTCGGTCACCTGGAGCGCTTCAACCCGTCGGTGCGAGCGCTCACGCAGATGGTGACGGAGCCGAAATTCTTCGAGGTTCACCGCCTGGGTATTTTCACCGAGCGAAGTCTCGACATTGACGTGGTCCTGGATCTGATGATCCATGATCTGGATATCGTCCTTTCGCTCGTTCGCGCTCCGGTTGTGGAGGTGAAGGCCGTGGGAGTTCCCATTTTGACGCCGTCGGTGGACATTGCCAATGCCCGGCTGGAGTTCGCCGATGGGTGCGTGGCCAACCTCACGGCCAGCCGCATTTCGCGCGAGAAGGTTCGCAAGCTGCGACTGTTTCAACCCAACGACTACATCTCGCTCGATTACTCGGAGAATCATCTCGATGTCGTCAGCCTTCAGCCCACGGGTCCGGGCGCGAAGCCGCTCATTCGCAGTCGCCGCCTGGAAGTGGAAAAGTATGAACCGCTGCGCGCCCAGATCGAATCGTTTCTGGAGTGCGTGCGGGAGA
Coding sequences:
- a CDS encoding Gfo/Idh/MocA family oxidoreductase, yielding MMRVAVVGVGQIGKEHARIYASLPQVRLVGVADIDRGRGEAVATRYGVAYYADYRALLDQVEAVSVAVPTESHCEITCDFLRHGVSVLVEKPLARTLEEADAMIQQAERTGAILQVGHLERFNPSVRALTQMVTEPKFFEVHRLGIFTERSLDIDVVLDLMIHDLDIVLSLVRAPVVEVKAVGVPILTPSVDIANARLEFADGCVANLTASRISREKVRKLRLFQPNDYISLDYSENHLDVVSLQPTGPGAKPLIRSRRLEVEKYEPLRAQIESFLECVREKKKPLVSGEDGRRALALALTVVRRIEEHRRRAGIG